The region TGCCTGCCCAAGATCGCAGAGGTCCAGAAAGGATAACATTTTCCCCGGAGGGGCTAGTTGCATCGTCGCAGAGGACAGCCACCTCAGCGCAGTAAAGGATTCTCCAGTTCCAGAACGAGGTTGTCTTTCGGTTCCGGGAGCCGCGCGGGATGGAGCGTGGGACGAAGACGGATCAGTGGACAGTAGTGCCAGCGCGCCACCAAGACAAATCCGCGCCCGGATGAGGATCCCTAGAAGGAATTCCTCGGGGGGTAACGAACTATTTCACAAACCCAATTAAGTCCTGCGCATGGACTGATGACCGCGGGTCATCTGGAGATGCGAAACGGCAATTCACCTGTCAGTCCGGATCCGTCGGTCCGGCGCTACGCAGGCGAAAACCCCGCAAACAGCAGGACCTCTTCAGTGAGGTGATGCGTAGCGGGGTTTTGTTGCAGTGATGGCCGGCTTTGGGAATATCGGGGGGATGGATGAATGGGTTTTGGGGCGTCGGGTCCAACGGAGTCGCGGACCATTTTCGTCACTGGATACGCCCGGATTCCCGAGGGGATCACAGCAAACCAGCTGTACAAGGTTCTGGGCATCGGGGTGGAGATAGACCCAAGGACGGAAGTCATAATCGATGCCGACTGCACCCTCGCGACAACGGTTGGCAAGAGCTTCTTCAAGAAGCTGGTCGTGGGCTACGACCTGGGCGTCGGGATCGAGCCGCTCGTGCAGAGGTTCGAGCGGAGATATCACGGCTCAGCGCAAAAAGCCATCATAGCGGCCTTGCGGGTAATCGAACAGCGGTACATAGCGTACAAGACGGGTTGCCCTGTCGAGGAAGAGGAATGAGATAAGCTGGTAATCTGGTAAGCCGGCGTACAAGGGCATAACGTTGATTGGGGAACCTGCTCGCTTCGGCGGGACAGCGACCTGTGATCACGATGTCAGCCTCAAGGGCGGATGCGCCCCCACGGCGACAAACCTGATCTCACCTTGAATGGTGCGGGTCAGGTTTTTGTTTGATAACAACTTCAGGGAGGCATGAGCATGACGTCTGACCTGAGCGACAGGATCAAGTGCCGAAGACTCCTGGGTAAGGTTGTGACGGCGCAGGAAGCCGCGGATCTCGTCCGGGACGGCATGACCATCGGCGCCAGCGGGTTCACTCCAGCCGGTTACCCCAAGGCTGTGCCGCTGGCTCTGGCGGAGAGAGTGAAGCGCACGGGCGAGAAACTCAAGGTCAACCTTCTGACGGGGGCTTCGGTTGGTCCCGAGCTCGACGGCTCACTGGTCACCGCGGGGGTCGTGCGGAAGCGGATGCCGTACCAGACCACCAACGCGATGAGGGATGCCATCAACAAGGGTGACGTGCTGTATCTCGACGAGCACCTCAGCCACGTCGCCCAGCGGTGCAGGTACGGGTTCTACGGCCCGCTCGACATGGCCATCATCGAGGCAGTCAAGATCACCGAGGACGGGCACATCATTCCGTCCACGTCGGTCGGCAACTCGCCCACCTTTGTGAAGCAGGCGAAGCAGGTGATCGTGGAAATCAACACCAGCCAGCCGTTGGATCTGGCCGGCATGCACGACATATATATACCGGATGATCCGCCCGCAAGGAAGCCCATCCCCATCACATCTCCGGAGCAGCGGATAGGCACCGAGTACATCCCCTGCGGCCCCGACAAGATAGCCGCTATCGTGGTCACGGACATAAAGGACAACGTGAGGCCCCTGGCTCCCATCGACGACGTGGCGAGGGCGATCGCGGGGCACCTCGTGGAATTCTTCGAGCACGAAGTGGAAATAGGCAGGCTGCCGCCGAGGCTTCTTCCTCTCCAGTCCGGCGTGGGTAGTGTCGCGAACGCGGTCCTTGCGGGCCTCCTGGACTCCAAGTTCACCGGCATGACATTCTATTCAGAAGTCATCCAGGACTCCGCGCTGGATCTCCTGGACGCAGGGAAGTTCACGATCGCGTCCGGCACCTCGCTCACACCCTCGCCCGAAAGGCTCCCACTCATGTACTCAAAGATGAACCAGTACAGGAAGCAGATCATCCTGAGGCCACAGGAGATCTCGAACAACCCCGAGGTCGTGCGCCGGCTCGGCAGCATCGCGATGAACACCGCGATCGAGTGCGATATCTACGGGAATGTCAACTCCACCAGCATCCTCGGGACCAGGATGATGAACGGTATCGGCGGGTCCGGCGATTTCTCCAGGAACGCCTACCTGACGATCTTCTCGACCGAGTCGGTCGCCAAGAACGGGGCGATTTCGTCGATTGTCCCGATGTGCTCGCACGTCGACCACACGGAGCACGAGGTGCACGTGGTAGTGACGGAGCAGGGGCTCGCGGACCTGAGGGGCCTGTCGCCGAAGGAGAAGGCCAGGGTCATCATCGACAACTGCGCGCACCCCGAGTACAGGGCACTTCTGAGGGAGTACCTGGACGCCGCGGTGAAGGCGGGCGGCCACACGCCGCACATCCTGAAGGAAGCGCTGTCGTGGCACGTCAAGTTCATTGAGTCCGGAGATATGCGGAAGCGCTGAGGCGCTTTCGCTTCATCTCAAATTAAATCAGGGGAGGGGTCTCAGTGTCGCCAGCCATCCTTACATTACTGATCTTGTTGGGTGCGGTGTTATGCTTCCTGTTTGAGGTGTTCCCGCTCGCCATCACATCGCTTCTGGTGGTGGTAGCCCTTTCGGTGAGCAAGGTCCTCACCCCAAAAGAGGCCCTGGCGGGGTTCTCGAACGACACGACAATCTTGATCTGGTTCATGGCCCCCGTCGGTGAGGCGCTGTTCAAGACAGGGTTCGGCAACTGGATAGGTCAGAAGGCTCTGGCATGGGCCGGCAAGAGCCAGATCAAGCTCATCGCGGCGATCATGACG is a window of Bacillota bacterium DNA encoding:
- a CDS encoding acetyl-CoA hydrolase/transferase family protein gives rise to the protein MTSDLSDRIKCRRLLGKVVTAQEAADLVRDGMTIGASGFTPAGYPKAVPLALAERVKRTGEKLKVNLLTGASVGPELDGSLVTAGVVRKRMPYQTTNAMRDAINKGDVLYLDEHLSHVAQRCRYGFYGPLDMAIIEAVKITEDGHIIPSTSVGNSPTFVKQAKQVIVEINTSQPLDLAGMHDIYIPDDPPARKPIPITSPEQRIGTEYIPCGPDKIAAIVVTDIKDNVRPLAPIDDVARAIAGHLVEFFEHEVEIGRLPPRLLPLQSGVGSVANAVLAGLLDSKFTGMTFYSEVIQDSALDLLDAGKFTIASGTSLTPSPERLPLMYSKMNQYRKQIILRPQEISNNPEVVRRLGSIAMNTAIECDIYGNVNSTSILGTRMMNGIGGSGDFSRNAYLTIFSTESVAKNGAISSIVPMCSHVDHTEHEVHVVVTEQGLADLRGLSPKEKARVIIDNCAHPEYRALLREYLDAAVKAGGHTPHILKEALSWHVKFIESGDMRKR
- a CDS encoding DUF3870 domain-containing protein, with product MGFGASGPTESRTIFVTGYARIPEGITANQLYKVLGIGVEIDPRTEVIIDADCTLATTVGKSFFKKLVVGYDLGVGIEPLVQRFERRYHGSAQKAIIAALRVIEQRYIAYKTGCPVEEEE